A window from Lachnoanaerobaculum umeaense encodes these proteins:
- the nrdD gene encoding anaerobic ribonucleoside-triphosphate reductase, with the protein MENKFILLRRDGKELKYDKDEVWVKELIKIDAAMALAPIDDESVAQINNTFYKELISLSQKLGRNRFESKEWHSCIKNALSEYPEIADVFLYTTKEVNADIYEQICKQMSKIIYDGDRSNGSMDSSLVSSKRALIVDAVEKITYSNYHLTPEQREALKDGYIYIHDMGFRRDTINCCLFDMEKVLDGGFEMGEMWYDEPETLSEAFDVIASISMNAVAQIYGGFTIPQIDELLSKYAKKSYDVYYKEYIDVGINKEKADNLASNRLEMDFEKGFFSLEAKFNSLISPRGDYPFITISFGIGKDKYSQMATVAALKVRKGGHGKEGFKKPVLFPKLVFLYDKNLHGKGKELYYLFQNAIDCSSKVMYPEYLSLTGEKGIVSEVYKKYGKVISPMCCRAFLTKWFEKGGETPVDESDVPVFIGRFNIGVVSMNLPMILAKSRKTGEDFYSVLEYYLNIIRNIHKRTYKFLSEKKAYTNPLAFMQGGIYGGNLNRDDKIEPLLKSATASYGITALNELQYLYNCKSIVEDGKFALEVVKYINKRVLEYQAKDHIQYSVYGTPAESLCGKQVNSFREKYGEIENVSDRDYFSNSFHCHVSEDITQIEKQNYEFRFWDLFNGGKIQYVRVDVPYNIEALEAYVTHAMELGLYEGINISLAYCDNCGYQWNNRGSDRPDTCPRCGKKEMTMIDRMCGYIAFTKIHGKSRLNDAKMAEIRDRISM; encoded by the coding sequence ATGGAAAATAAATTTATATTATTAAGGCGTGATGGCAAAGAATTAAAATATGATAAAGATGAAGTGTGGGTAAAAGAACTTATAAAAATAGATGCAGCTATGGCTTTGGCACCTATTGACGACGAGTCTGTCGCACAAATAAATAATACTTTTTATAAAGAATTAATATCATTAAGCCAAAAGCTGGGAAGAAATAGATTTGAAAGTAAGGAGTGGCATAGTTGTATCAAAAATGCCTTGTCTGAATATCCGGAGATTGCTGATGTTTTTCTATATACAACAAAGGAAGTCAATGCAGATATATATGAGCAAATATGCAAGCAGATGAGTAAGATTATCTATGACGGTGATAGAAGCAATGGAAGTATGGACAGCAGTCTGGTTTCAAGTAAACGAGCTCTTATAGTAGATGCTGTAGAAAAAATCACTTATAGCAATTATCACTTAACACCTGAACAAAGAGAGGCATTAAAGGATGGATATATCTATATTCATGATATGGGCTTTAGAAGAGATACTATAAACTGTTGCTTATTTGATATGGAGAAGGTTTTAGATGGTGGCTTTGAAATGGGGGAAATGTGGTATGATGAGCCTGAAACCCTAAGTGAGGCATTTGATGTAATTGCAAGTATATCTATGAATGCAGTGGCACAGATTTATGGCGGCTTTACTATTCCACAGATAGATGAGTTGCTGTCAAAGTATGCGAAAAAAAGTTATGATGTTTATTATAAAGAGTATATAGATGTAGGCATAAATAAGGAGAAGGCAGACAATTTGGCAAGTAATAGATTGGAAATGGATTTTGAAAAAGGATTTTTTTCATTAGAGGCCAAGTTTAATTCCTTGATTTCACCAAGGGGTGACTATCCGTTTATAACTATATCCTTTGGCATCGGTAAAGACAAATATTCACAAATGGCAACAGTAGCAGCACTTAAAGTAAGGAAGGGAGGGCATGGAAAAGAAGGATTCAAAAAGCCTGTATTATTTCCAAAGCTTGTTTTTCTTTATGATAAAAATCTTCATGGTAAAGGAAAGGAACTGTATTATCTTTTTCAAAATGCGATAGATTGTTCAAGTAAGGTAATGTATCCTGAATATCTGAGTTTGACCGGTGAAAAAGGTATAGTATCAGAAGTATACAAGAAGTATGGTAAGGTAATAAGCCCTATGTGCTGTAGAGCATTTCTTACTAAATGGTTTGAAAAAGGTGGAGAAACACCTGTAGATGAAAGTGATGTTCCTGTATTTATAGGTAGGTTTAACATAGGTGTAGTATCAATGAACTTACCTATGATTCTAGCAAAGAGTAGGAAGACCGGTGAAGATTTTTATAGTGTGCTCGAGTATTATCTAAATATTATTAGAAATATTCATAAGAGAACATATAAATTCCTCTCTGAGAAAAAGGCCTATACAAATCCTCTGGCATTTATGCAAGGTGGTATATATGGTGGTAATCTAAATAGAGATGATAAAATAGAGCCATTATTAAAAAGTGCTACAGCCTCATATGGTATTACTGCTCTTAATGAATTACAATATTTATATAATTGTAAGTCTATTGTGGAAGATGGTAAATTTGCTCTGGAAGTAGTTAAATACATAAACAAAAGAGTATTAGAGTATCAAGCCAAAGACCATATACAATATTCTGTTTATGGTACACCAGCAGAAAGTTTATGTGGAAAGCAGGTGAATTCCTTTAGAGAAAAATATGGTGAGATTGAAAATGTCAGTGACAGGGATTACTTTTCAAATTCATTTCATTGTCATGTGTCAGAAGATATAACACAAATAGAAAAACAAAATTATGAATTCAGATTTTGGGATTTATTTAATGGTGGAAAGATACAATATGTTCGTGTTGATGTGCCATATAATATAGAAGCATTGGAAGCATATGTTACCCATGCTATGGAACTTGGGCTATATGAAGGAATCAATATTTCATTAGCATATTGTGATAACTGTGGGTATCAATGGAACAATAGGGGGTCTGATAGACCGGATACTTGTCCTAGATGTGGCAAAAAGGAAATGACAATGATAGATAGAATGTGTGGATATATAGCCTTTACAAAAATTCATGGCAAGTCCAGGCTAAATGATGCTAAGATGGCAGAGATACGAGATCGTATATCAATGTAG
- the cas2 gene encoding CRISPR-associated endonuclease Cas2: MKKEETREELKYRVLIIYDITEDKPRINLSKLLSSYGIRVQKSAFEANLNKKQYEKLIFELDRYVGREDSIRVYKMYEDSEVITYGKVDEAVFDEVIIV, encoded by the coding sequence ATGAAAAAGGAAGAAACAAGAGAAGAATTAAAGTATAGAGTGCTTATAATATATGATATAACAGAAGATAAACCAAGAATTAATTTATCAAAACTACTGTCTTCATATGGTATTAGAGTGCAGAAATCTGCATTTGAAGCAAACTTAAATAAAAAACAATATGAAAAGCTTATATTCGAGTTGGACCGCTATGTAGGTAGAGAAGATAGTATAAGAGTATATAAGATGTATGAAGATAGTGAAGTCATAACTTATGGAAAAGTAGATGAGGCAGTGTTTGACGAGGTGATAATAGTATAG
- the cas1 gene encoding CRISPR-associated endonuclease Cas1: protein MSLSCSLEMLAKKIQSAKIHNQRIILKRYEKHSSNDITEELNRIRIYEKEISKCNTVDEVLGYEGMAAREYFKALSKLIKEGFSFNGRSRQPPLDPFNSMISFGYTIIFYEIFAEIESRDLSPYIGFIHKIKRNHPALVSDMLEEWRALLVDSTILSLVQGNEIGIDEFEFDEDTGAVYLSNNAIKICVKKLEDKMRKEINYLEYLDSPVSFRHAIWWQIKSLANCIDNASFDGYHPLKIK, encoded by the coding sequence TTGAGTCTATCATGCTCTTTGGAAATGCTTGCAAAGAAAATTCAGTCAGCTAAGATACATAATCAGCGTATTATATTAAAGAGATATGAAAAACATTCGAGTAATGATATCACAGAAGAATTAAATAGAATACGTATATATGAGAAAGAAATCTCAAAATGCAATACTGTAGATGAGGTATTGGGCTATGAGGGAATGGCTGCCAGAGAATATTTTAAAGCATTGTCAAAACTTATAAAAGAAGGATTTTCCTTCAATGGCAGGAGTAGACAGCCGCCATTAGATCCATTTAACTCAATGATCAGCTTTGGGTATACTATAATTTTCTATGAAATATTTGCAGAAATAGAGAGCAGAGATTTAAGCCCATATATTGGATTTATACACAAAATAAAGAGAAATCATCCTGCACTTGTAAGTGATATGCTTGAGGAATGGCGAGCATTACTTGTAGATTCTACTATACTTAGTTTAGTACAGGGTAATGAAATAGGTATAGATGAGTTCGAATTTGATGAGGATACCGGAGCAGTATATTTATCGAATAATGCAATAAAGATCTGTGTGAAAAAGCTGGAAGATAAGATGAGAAAGGAAATAAATTATCTGGAATATTTAGATTCTCCTGTCAGCTTTAGACACGCAATATGGTGGCAAATAAAATCATTGGCAAATTGTATTGATAATGCGAGCTTTGATGGTTATCATCCGTTGAAAATAAAATGA
- a CDS encoding CRISPR-associated endonuclease Cas1 — protein sequence MSCLYITEQGSKITTLAGKIIVECKDGTTQVFPKETLESIMLFGNACKENSVS from the coding sequence ATGTCCTGCCTTTATATTACAGAACAAGGATCAAAGATTACCACATTAGCCGGTAAAATAATAGTAGAGTGTAAAGACGGTACAACTCAAGTGTTTCCTAAGGAAACACTTGAGTCTATCATGCTCTTTGGAAATGCTTGCAAAGAAAATTCAGTCAGCTAA
- the csm5 gene encoding type III-A CRISPR-associated RAMP protein Csm5, which translates to MAKFLKKYNIELKTIGPVFIGSGYTINKKEALFKNDKVVIIDTRLMFDYFIKKNLLKKYQEYMLDTGKDLAVFFKDNNIDEKIYKNWNVKELSLGDTKGTDDGDVKGRGIERFVRDGNGKIYVPGSSLKGMLRTILTGAYIIQNSDCGISNKLSEAELGLGNNPSKKELDKTYKDSLSDIDIDIFHKNLFSDSNNRIDNKINDTLRGFMVSDSEYISDEDMCVCQKVDISLDGTEIAIPLYRECIKPGVTIRFSITVDSNFCDYDKEKIIKSIGCFYENYWNKVSKQFKKAPISNDKYTCFLGGGAGFESKTIIYSSFDRKKAVDFTSNILIVLFPDAKHDKDTDVSPRVVNCTKYNSNKYLFGACSLRKFEEEQMDFV; encoded by the coding sequence ATGGCAAAATTTCTAAAAAAATATAATATAGAGCTAAAAACTATAGGACCGGTCTTTATTGGAAGTGGATATACAATAAACAAAAAAGAAGCTTTATTTAAGAATGATAAAGTTGTTATCATAGATACCAGACTTATGTTTGATTATTTTATTAAAAAAAATTTATTGAAGAAGTATCAGGAATACATGTTAGATACAGGTAAGGACTTGGCTGTATTTTTCAAGGATAACAATATAGACGAAAAAATTTATAAAAACTGGAATGTCAAAGAACTCAGTCTTGGAGATACTAAGGGTACAGATGATGGAGATGTGAAGGGTAGAGGTATAGAAAGATTTGTAAGAGATGGTAATGGAAAGATATATGTACCCGGAAGCAGTTTGAAGGGCATGCTGAGAACAATACTTACAGGAGCATATATTATACAGAATTCAGATTGTGGAATATCCAATAAGCTTAGTGAGGCAGAATTGGGATTGGGTAATAATCCAAGTAAAAAAGAGTTGGATAAAACTTACAAGGATTCCTTGAGCGATATTGATATAGATATTTTCCATAAGAACTTATTCTCTGACTCAAATAATAGAATAGATAATAAAATAAATGATACTTTACGAGGTTTCATGGTGTCTGACAGCGAATATATATCGGATGAAGATATGTGTGTATGTCAAAAGGTTGACATAAGCTTGGACGGAACTGAAATTGCTATTCCACTTTATAGGGAATGCATAAAGCCGGGGGTTACTATAAGATTCAGTATTACTGTAGACAGTAATTTTTGTGACTATGATAAAGAAAAAATTATAAAATCTATAGGTTGTTTCTATGAAAATTATTGGAACAAGGTTTCAAAGCAATTTAAAAAGGCACCTATCAGTAATGATAAGTATACATGCTTTTTGGGAGGAGGAGCAGGATTTGAAAGTAAGACTATAATATATTCAAGCTTTGACAGAAAAAAGGCAGTAGATTTTACATCAAATATTCTAATCGTACTCTTTCCTGATGCTAAACATGATAAAGATACAGATGTATCACCAAGAGTAGTAAATTGTACTAAGTATAATAGTAATAAATATCTATTTGGAGCATGTAGTCTAAGAAAGTTTGAAGAGGAACAAATGGATTTTGTATAG
- the csm4 gene encoding type III-A CRISPR-associated RAMP protein Csm4 — translation MNYKILKLEFTTAVHFGGGGLEKGQNVLNADTLFSVLFIEALKYGESDRLLDICKSGKLKISNAFPYIGKEYYLPKPIIRLDNDNDGDSIRKKALKKLRYIPLSKFESFINGKLNIEEESDSFGKKFGEFTLLEKVSMLTSGENDVNNLYAVEVFKYKKGSGLYLFIGFEDEKDFEMVKRLMNSISYTGIGGKISSGYGKYVLCEDTPNSNIVKKFEDIGDYKDIMSLSLCLPNEDELKKSLEDASYTVVKRSGFIASSKYADTYRKKKDLYMLEVGSVYKNIFEGDIYDVSGKNKGTHPVYRYGKPFFMGVR, via the coding sequence ATGAACTATAAAATACTAAAGTTAGAGTTTACTACAGCTGTACATTTTGGAGGTGGTGGATTAGAAAAAGGCCAAAATGTACTAAATGCAGACACATTATTTTCAGTTTTATTTATAGAGGCATTAAAGTATGGTGAATCAGATAGATTGCTGGATATTTGTAAAAGTGGCAAACTAAAAATATCAAATGCATTTCCATATATTGGCAAGGAGTATTATTTGCCCAAGCCTATAATTCGCTTGGATAATGATAATGATGGAGATTCTATAAGAAAAAAAGCTTTAAAAAAATTGAGATATATACCACTATCAAAGTTTGAAAGTTTTATAAATGGGAAATTGAATATAGAAGAAGAGTCAGATTCATTTGGGAAAAAATTTGGTGAGTTCACCTTACTTGAGAAGGTGTCCATGTTAACTTCGGGGGAGAATGATGTAAACAACCTGTATGCTGTAGAAGTATTCAAATATAAAAAAGGAAGTGGTCTTTATCTATTTATAGGTTTTGAAGATGAAAAGGACTTTGAAATGGTAAAGAGACTGATGAATAGTATTTCATATACCGGTATTGGAGGGAAAATCTCATCAGGATATGGAAAGTATGTTCTGTGTGAGGATACACCGAACAGTAATATAGTAAAAAAATTTGAGGATATAGGTGATTATAAGGATATTATGTCTTTATCACTATGTCTTCCAAATGAAGATGAACTGAAAAAAAGCCTTGAGGATGCCTCTTATACCGTTGTGAAGAGGAGTGGATTTATAGCTTCTTCAAAATACGCTGATACATACAGAAAAAAGAAAGACCTGTATATGCTTGAGGTAGGATCAGTATACAAAAATATCTTTGAAGGGGATATTTATGATGTTTCAGGAAAAAATAAGGGGACACATCCGGTATATAGATATGGTAAACCATTCTTTATGGGGGTAAGGTGA
- the csm3 gene encoding type III-A CRISPR-associated RAMP protein Csm3, whose product MFGKLEISGKIESLTGLHIGGGSQFAAIGAVDSVVVKDIDEDFPMIPGSSLKGKLRSLLSRQLNDGGLSKDHNSDNEVIKRLFGHSDKNGPKTGRVYFSDIFISKESKERLKAESLDATEVKFENTISRLTGVANPRQIERAIKGIEYHMSLIYNIEDESEIEEDFNTLRLGFKLLKYDYLGAAGSRGYGRVDIKDFEVKPLIVNVDDGKVEKVVESCKNILKEV is encoded by the coding sequence ATGTTTGGAAAACTTGAAATTAGTGGGAAAATAGAATCATTGACAGGGTTACATATTGGTGGTGGATCACAGTTTGCAGCTATAGGAGCTGTAGATTCGGTTGTAGTAAAGGATATAGATGAGGACTTTCCTATGATACCGGGCAGCAGCTTGAAGGGAAAACTTAGATCCTTACTTTCAAGGCAGTTAAATGACGGCGGACTGTCAAAAGACCATAATAGTGATAATGAAGTGATAAAAAGGCTTTTTGGACATTCAGATAAGAATGGACCAAAAACAGGTAGAGTTTATTTCTCAGATATATTTATCAGCAAGGAAAGTAAGGAAAGATTGAAGGCTGAGTCTTTGGATGCTACAGAAGTTAAGTTTGAGAATACCATATCAAGACTTACAGGGGTGGCCAATCCAAGACAGATAGAGAGAGCTATTAAAGGTATAGAGTATCATATGAGCCTTATATACAATATAGAAGATGAAAGTGAAATAGAGGAAGACTTTAATACTCTGAGACTTGGTTTTAAGCTTTTAAAATATGATTATCTTGGGGCAGCAGGTTCAAGAGGTTATGGTAGAGTGGATATAAAGGATTTTGAAGTAAAGCCTTTGATAGTAAATGTGGATGACGGAAAAGTTGAGAAAGTAGTGGAAAGCTGTAAAAATATATTAAAGGAAGTGTAG
- the csm2 gene encoding type III-A CRISPR-associated protein Csm2 → MGGNNNNFTNNRGKSNTEKKRTPIDLNKENYVEQAEKVIQSLIDENGRNKILTTSKIRKLLSMVSDMYTKAKRLKTNTLDSEWLTKIQYFKMHTIYEAGRESTVKKFVEEAQIIEQIDSIKADKDRLILFCHYMEALVAYRKFLGGRDE, encoded by the coding sequence ATGGGTGGAAATAACAACAATTTTACTAATAATAGGGGGAAATCAAATACAGAAAAAAAGAGAACTCCTATAGACCTTAACAAAGAAAACTATGTAGAGCAGGCAGAAAAAGTAATACAGAGCCTTATAGATGAAAATGGAAGAAATAAGATTTTGACAACATCAAAGATAAGAAAGCTTTTGTCAATGGTTAGCGATATGTATACAAAAGCAAAACGTCTAAAGACAAATACATTGGATTCAGAGTGGCTTACAAAAATACAATATTTTAAAATGCACACTATATACGAAGCCGGAAGAGAATCAACTGTAAAGAAATTTGTAGAAGAGGCACAGATTATAGAACAAATAGATAGCATAAAAGCAGATAAGGATAGGCTTATTTTATTCTGTCATTATATGGAAGCATTGGTAGCATATAGAAAATTTTTAGGTGGAAGGGACGAATAG
- the cas10 gene encoding type III-A CRISPR-associated protein Cas10/Csm1 gives MNNDVKTKFIYDSILYYVNKIVASNNIDSENIYITKLADKISAALDRRKIQNDEFAFEEGGNLYSIFNILNGNSQSKRYDASVLYEDEKIKFAKDSVTNPSAEFYKTIKEKLSGKLENANVDMDFVNSILEILEQSMSYIPVYGAKDEKIDISVYEHIKQSIAIGSSIFEYLTEAKQLENQESLYNDPDDFYKEKVILLYSMDFSGIQSFIYGQYGKEDVLKNLRSRSFYLEILMENIIDELLKNLNLSRANLLYAGGGHAYFIFANTKNTKDLLEAFDTDIKACMQDMFGIDLYIGSGYSECSCNDLQNKPDGSYSNCFREVSAAVSQNKLSRYNAGQIIALNRGKNVDGERECKICHSSYNLNSNGVCSLCDGFAQLSRSILNREIFTVVSEKDRGILPIYKNGYLSAENIKRKEGEEYLKTNKNILIRAYSKNGVYKGKDYVKTIYVGDYHDAETLEKLVKGGVGIKRLGVLRGDIDNLGKAFVGGFEKSTQTLSKSAAFSRKLTQFFKYDINNILKNGEYKIPCFDSGVDENETRKIAIIYSGGDDVFVVGAWKDVLEFGIDLYKTLKEYTQGTLTISAGLGMYMPKYPISYMAEKTGELEDCSKKLDGKNAITLFDKDNSYHWDEFVDKVIGEKFAIISKFFSTVEDKGKSLLYNLLELFRNRDKKINLARMAYTLARMEPKGKVSEEEKDVYQIFKEKLYDWMFDDNDTKQAITAIYIYSYLIRNEEEK, from the coding sequence TTGAATAATGATGTAAAAACAAAATTTATATATGACAGTATTTTATATTATGTAAACAAAATAGTAGCATCAAATAATATAGATTCTGAAAATATATATATAACGAAATTGGCAGACAAAATATCGGCTGCACTTGATAGAAGAAAGATTCAAAACGATGAATTCGCTTTTGAAGAGGGTGGAAATCTATACAGTATATTTAATATACTAAATGGTAATAGTCAGTCAAAGAGATATGATGCAAGTGTGCTCTATGAGGATGAAAAGATAAAGTTTGCAAAGGATAGTGTAACTAATCCGTCAGCAGAGTTTTATAAAACAATAAAAGAAAAGCTTTCAGGTAAGCTTGAAAATGCAAATGTTGATATGGATTTTGTCAACTCAATTTTAGAGATACTTGAGCAGTCCATGTCATATATTCCAGTATATGGAGCAAAGGATGAAAAGATAGACATATCAGTATACGAGCATATTAAGCAAAGCATAGCTATAGGTAGTTCTATTTTTGAATATCTTACAGAAGCAAAGCAACTTGAAAATCAGGAAAGCTTATATAATGATCCGGATGATTTTTACAAAGAAAAAGTTATTTTACTTTACAGTATGGATTTTTCAGGTATACAGTCATTTATATACGGTCAATATGGTAAGGAAGATGTATTGAAAAACCTAAGGTCAAGGTCATTCTATCTTGAAATATTGATGGAGAACATAATAGATGAGCTTTTGAAGAATCTAAATTTGTCAAGAGCGAATCTATTATATGCCGGTGGTGGTCACGCATATTTTATATTTGCTAATACTAAGAACACCAAGGATTTGCTTGAAGCTTTTGATACTGACATTAAGGCTTGTATGCAAGACATGTTTGGAATAGACCTATATATAGGTAGTGGATATAGTGAGTGTTCTTGCAATGATTTACAAAACAAGCCTGATGGCTCATATAGTAATTGTTTTAGAGAAGTATCTGCTGCGGTATCACAAAACAAACTTAGCAGGTACAATGCAGGACAGATAATAGCTTTAAATCGTGGAAAAAATGTTGATGGAGAGAGAGAATGTAAGATTTGTCATAGCTCGTATAATCTTAACAGCAATGGCGTTTGTAGCCTATGTGATGGATTTGCACAGCTTTCAAGAAGTATCCTAAATAGAGAAATATTCACAGTAGTAAGCGAAAAGGATAGAGGAATACTCCCTATATACAAGAACGGATACTTGAGTGCAGAGAACATAAAAAGAAAAGAAGGTGAAGAATATCTTAAAACAAATAAGAATATCCTTATTCGTGCCTACTCAAAAAATGGAGTATACAAAGGGAAAGATTATGTAAAGACCATATATGTTGGTGACTATCATGATGCAGAAACCTTGGAAAAATTGGTCAAAGGTGGAGTGGGTATCAAGAGGCTTGGAGTACTTAGAGGTGATATCGATAACCTTGGAAAGGCTTTTGTAGGTGGATTTGAAAAGAGTACGCAGACATTGTCAAAGTCAGCTGCATTCTCAAGGAAGCTTACACAGTTTTTCAAATATGATATCAATAATATATTGAAAAATGGTGAGTATAAAATACCATGCTTTGATAGTGGAGTTGATGAAAATGAGACTAGAAAAATAGCTATAATATACTCAGGTGGTGATGATGTATTTGTAGTGGGTGCTTGGAAAGATGTTTTGGAGTTTGGAATTGACTTGTATAAAACTCTAAAAGAGTATACTCAGGGAACACTTACTATTTCAGCAGGGCTTGGAATGTATATGCCAAAATATCCTATATCATATATGGCGGAAAAAACAGGTGAACTTGAGGATTGCTCAAAGAAGCTGGATGGTAAAAATGCTATAACACTTTTTGATAAGGATAATTCATATCACTGGGATGAATTTGTTGATAAGGTAATAGGAGAAAAGTTTGCCATAATAAGTAAGTTTTTCTCTACTGTAGAAGACAAGGGAAAGAGTCTTTTGTACAATCTCTTAGAGCTATTTAGAAATAGAGATAAGAAAATTAATTTGGCAAGGATGGCATATACTCTTGCCAGAATGGAGCCTAAGGGAAAAGTAAGTGAAGAAGAAAAAGATGTATATCAAATTTTCAAAGAGAAACTATATGATTGGATGTTTGACGACAATGATACAAAGCAGGCGATAACAGCAATCTATATCTATAGCTATTTGATAAGAAATGAGGAGGAGAAATAG
- the cas6 gene encoding CRISPR-associated endoribonuclease Cas6 translates to MLSSLRIELEGEIEKSRNDLLGSLFQGFIMKNIYKGYADILHMSTLHPYSQYVTRVDNKIIWTLNTLNIEAKENIADKIKQIEKVNIKYREKEYKITSIKEENISYKDLVKENYLRDGKRILKVKFLTPTSFKQDGRYVLFPSIRLIFQSLMMKFDKASTDMEVFSKDILETFENNIEICGYKLRSTAFHLDGTKVPAFIGEITVNIKGPKQLVNFANMLIAFGTYSGVGIKTGIGMGGIAFE, encoded by the coding sequence ATGTTAAGTTCACTTAGAATAGAACTTGAAGGGGAGATTGAAAAAAGCAGAAATGATTTACTCGGTTCTCTCTTTCAAGGATTTATAATGAAAAATATATATAAAGGCTATGCAGATATATTACATATGAGTACATTGCATCCATATAGCCAGTACGTGACTAGGGTAGATAATAAAATTATATGGACATTGAATACATTGAATATTGAAGCGAAGGAGAATATAGCAGATAAAATCAAACAGATAGAAAAGGTGAATATCAAGTACAGAGAAAAGGAGTACAAGATAACTTCAATCAAAGAGGAAAACATCAGTTATAAAGATTTAGTGAAAGAAAATTACCTAAGAGATGGAAAGAGAATACTAAAAGTTAAATTTTTGACTCCTACATCCTTTAAACAGGATGGTAGATATGTACTATTTCCAAGTATTAGACTTATTTTTCAGAGCCTTATGATGAAGTTTGATAAGGCATCTACAGATATGGAAGTTTTTAGTAAAGATATATTGGAGACATTTGAAAATAATATAGAAATATGTGGGTATAAACTTAGAAGTACAGCATTTCATTTGGATGGAACAAAGGTGCCGGCTTTTATAGGAGAGATTACTGTAAATATAAAAGGTCCAAAACAGCTTGTAAATTTTGCAAACATGCTTATTGCCTTTGGAACATACTCAGGTGTTGGAATAAAAACAGGAATAGGAATGGGGGGAATAGCATTTGAATAA